One Littorina saxatilis isolate snail1 linkage group LG10, US_GU_Lsax_2.0, whole genome shotgun sequence DNA window includes the following coding sequences:
- the LOC138979226 gene encoding orexin receptor type 2-like, with protein sequence MLIVFFILGVVGNALAFYIYYQKKDKTTSTLFILSLAATDFFTCLIGIPYTLAAELLKYKLHYDFVCKCYMFLMTFNIPLSAFIMVAVGFDRYFCICHPFLHVMTVKRAKICLICLTLLASVFGIITALGYGVYYLDIKEVPVSLTSSGSSLATLVGSTTMTTVVDGRADTGSVYSVLNGTSNIVPVSAGDSLYEATTRLLSTATVTPPGGDARVNNTDSEEEPEYIMLNKTVTIYFGTCVGNPLIYSNDFHDVYQKIYAALFLVCFLVLALLYALIYRSILIRRAWKAKRKRMSCYASTVNGPETAPEETQLTNINNGNNGTETTTTGRVPTRTSVALRDRMLYANIKTAAMLFVVTVVFVISFLPSWLIGLKAVGMNYIIFYIFFLNNVANPFIYAFMNRTFRDDLRSLLKRMKNRLSGW encoded by the exons ATGCTGATTGTGTTCTTCATCCTGGGGGTTGTGGGCAATGCCTTGGCCTTCTACATCTACTACCAGAAGAAGGACAAAACCACGTCCACCTTGTTCATTCTGTCTTTGGCTGCTACAGACTTCTTCACCTGCCTCATTGGTATTCCCTACACGCTGGCTGCAGAACTTCTTAA ATACAAGCTGCACTACGACTTTGTCTGCAAATGCTACATGTTCCTGATGACCTTCAACATCCCGCTGTCTGCCTTCATCATGGTGGCTGTCGGCTTTGACCGCTACTTCTGCATCTGTCACCCCTTCCTGCACGTGATGACGGTGAAACGGGCCAAGATCTGCCTCATCTGCTTGACCCTCCTCGCCTCAGTCTTTGGGATCATAACTGCCTTGGGCTACGGCGTCTACTACTTGGACATCAAAGAGGTACCAGTCTCCCTGACGTCGTCTGGGTCGTCGCTGGCGACCTTGGTGGGctcgacgacgatgacgacggtGGTGGACGGGAGAGCAGACACTGGGTCTGTGTATTCCGTGCTGAACGGCACGTCCAACATCGTCCCCGTATCGGCGGGGGATTCTCTGTACGAGGCAACGACGCGCCTGCTCTCCACCGCAACGGTGACACCACCCGGGGGAGATGCGCGGGTGAACAACACAGACTCTGAGGAAGAACCGGAGTATATCATGCTCAATAAAACAGTGACCATCTACTTTGGGACCTGCGTGGGCAACCCTCTCATCTACAGCAACGATTTTCACGACGTTTACCAGAAGATCTACGCCGCTCTTTTCCTCGTCTGCTTTCTTGTCCTTGCTCTTCTCTACGCTCTCATCTATCGTTCCATCCTCATCCGCCGGGCCTGGAAAGCCAAGCGCAAGAGGATGAGCTGCTATGCCTCCACGGTCAACGGTCCTGAAACGGCGCCCGAGGAGACCCAGCTCACCAACATCAACAACGGCAACAACGGCACCGAAACAACCACCACAGGTAGGGTTCCCACCCGGACCTCAGTGGCGTTGCGAGACCGCATGCTGTACGCCAACATTAAGACAGCGGCCATGTTGTTCGTCGTCACGGTCGTCTTCGTAATCTCCTTTCTGCCGTCGTGGCTGATTGGTTTAAAGGCCGTGGGTATGAATTACATCATCTTCTATATATTCTTCCTCAACAATGTGGCCAACCCTTTCATCTACGCTTTCATGAACAGGACCTTTAGGGACGACCTCCGTTCCCTTCTCAAGCGCATGAAGAACAGATTGTCAGGGTGGTGA